A stretch of Borrelia turcica IST7 DNA encodes these proteins:
- a CDS encoding pyridoxamine kinase: MKRVLAMHDISTIGRTSLTMCIPVISSFNMQVCPFVTSVLSATTAYKEFEIIDLTNELEKFILSWKNQNESFNIFYSGFLGSHNQQNIIKNMFKLLKFEKIIIDPVFADNGLLYPIFDQKIVSGFRSLIKHADIITPNITELKMLTNIEEINNKDEMIKAIISLEINGTTVVTSVEKDNLIGTVAYNPRTKKYSEIFLEKLEQNFSGTGDLFASLLIGYLEKLEIEQALEKATRVIQSIIKHSIALNTPKKEGIQIEQFLKNNFNTTQNDF, encoded by the coding sequence ATGAAAAGAGTATTAGCCATGCATGACATTTCAACCATAGGACGCACATCACTTACAATGTGCATACCAGTTATATCATCATTTAATATGCAAGTATGTCCATTTGTAACTTCTGTTCTCTCAGCAACAACAGCTTATAAAGAATTTGAAATAATAGATTTAACAAATGAATTAGAAAAATTTATTTTGTCTTGGAAAAATCAAAATGAAAGTTTTAACATATTCTACAGCGGATTTCTTGGGAGTCATAATCAACAAAATATAATAAAGAATATGTTCAAGCTATTAAAGTTTGAAAAAATCATAATTGATCCTGTGTTTGCAGACAATGGGCTACTCTACCCTATTTTTGACCAAAAAATCGTAAGTGGTTTCCGAAGCCTCATAAAGCATGCAGACATTATAACACCTAATATTACAGAACTTAAAATGCTTACTAACATTGAAGAGATAAACAATAAAGATGAAATGATTAAGGCTATAATAAGCCTTGAAATAAATGGAACAACCGTGGTCACCAGTGTAGAAAAAGATAATCTTATTGGAACGGTTGCCTATAATCCACGAACAAAGAAATATTCAGAAATTTTCTTAGAAAAATTGGAACAAAATTTCAGCGGGACAGGAGACTTATTTGCTAGCTTGTTAATAGGATATCTGGAAAAATTAGAGATAGAACAGGCCTTAGAAAAAGCAACACGAGTAATTCAATCAATAATAAAACACTCTATTGCACTTAATACTCCCAAAAAAGAAGGTATTCAAATTGAACAATTCCTAAAAAATAATTTCAATACCACTCAAAATGATTTTTAA
- a CDS encoding DUF2147 domain-containing protein, with amino-acid sequence MKKALMIMFLSFFPSFVYAESSDTENAKDGSEVLGYWVGYDDSTNVKNSVVYVYKYNDKVYGRILNVIREGKIYDVNNPSGSRVVGFEQLGIEGLDFMWGLKYFPDYDKWDQGKIIDPKNGKIYTSEMRVDPKTGNLITKGKVWVFGRTKMWTRAKEDEIPRLNVDNLVPSPPVAEE; translated from the coding sequence ATTAAAAAGGCTTTAATGATTATGTTTTTATCTTTTTTCCCTTCTTTTGTATACGCAGAATCTAGTGATACTGAGAATGCAAAAGATGGTAGCGAAGTTTTAGGGTATTGGGTTGGGTATGATGATTCTACAAATGTTAAAAACTCTGTAGTATATGTTTATAAATACAATGACAAAGTGTATGGTAGAATATTGAATGTGATAAGAGAAGGAAAGATTTATGATGTTAATAATCCTTCGGGGTCTAGGGTTGTAGGGTTTGAGCAATTGGGGATTGAAGGTCTTGATTTTATGTGGGGACTTAAATATTTCCCTGATTATGATAAATGGGATCAAGGTAAAATTATTGATCCTAAAAATGGCAAAATTTATACTTCTGAAATGAGAGTAGATCCTAAGACGGGAAACCTTATTACTAAGGGTAAGGTATGGGTTTTTGGCAGAACTAAGATGTGGACAAGAGCTAAGGAAGATGAAATACCAAGATTAAATGTAGATAATTTAGTTCCAAGCCCTCCTGTAGCGGAAGAATAA
- a CDS encoding adenine phosphoribosyltransferase — protein MKDKTEYYDKFILRVPDFPKKGILFYDITNILLKTEAYESLIEDAYAFYSLKKIDCIAAIESRGYLIGSPLALKMKLPLLLIRKEGKLPRQVLREEYELEYGFSSLEIHKDDVKKHSNILLVDDILATGGTLKAAAMLLEKAGGVVSDIFCFIELLGINGRDALGEYNFNSLVRYS, from the coding sequence ATGAAAGATAAAACTGAATATTACGATAAATTTATTTTAAGGGTACCTGACTTCCCAAAGAAAGGTATACTTTTTTATGATATTACCAATATTTTATTAAAGACAGAAGCATATGAGTCTTTAATAGAGGATGCATATGCTTTTTATTCATTAAAAAAAATTGATTGTATTGCGGCTATTGAGTCAAGAGGATATCTTATTGGTTCTCCTTTGGCTTTGAAAATGAAATTACCTCTTTTGTTGATTAGAAAAGAGGGTAAGCTACCAAGACAAGTTTTAAGAGAAGAGTATGAGCTTGAATATGGGTTTAGTAGTCTTGAGATACATAAGGACGATGTTAAGAAACATTCAAATATTTTGTTGGTAGATGATATTTTGGCCACTGGAGGTACTTTAAAAGCAGCGGCTATGTTGCTTGAAAAAGCGGGCGGGGTAGTATCTGATATATTTTGTTTCATTGAGCTTTTAGGGATTAATGGGAGAGATGCTTTAGGGGAATATAATTTTAATTCTCTTGTTAGATATTCTTAA
- a CDS encoding flagellar basal body P-ring protein FlgI codes for MVKLIVFIILSLSTVFSSFSQENQPVKDLPNVNNILKQPSETIKLKELAEIQPTNSSVLTGIGIVAGLTGKGDSLKKGKEILSKLFTQTGTNEIEIDVANIESKNIALVSVALKINGNMIKGTNLNVHVASILDSKDLTNGILLSTELKDNAGKVIATAAGPITTHEKSKGSGYILKGATVHENKDYSQYNIILKKTDYTIADAISKKLRQKNIKNNIKSGDIIEIEIEEIGLLSEIEQIEIETTPKILINETNKIILASKDAEIGPLVLLIERNDNLDNKNSHKVKVEIQKMNLNEFISKNSETLTSEELITIIKKSKKINKLNGELILEE; via the coding sequence ATGGTAAAGTTGATAGTATTCATTATATTAAGCTTAAGCACAGTTTTCAGTTCATTTTCACAAGAAAACCAACCTGTTAAAGATTTACCAAATGTGAATAACATTTTAAAACAACCAAGTGAAACAATAAAACTAAAAGAACTTGCAGAAATACAACCTACAAATTCATCTGTATTAACAGGAATCGGTATCGTAGCAGGACTTACTGGAAAAGGAGATTCTTTAAAGAAGGGCAAGGAGATTCTAAGTAAGCTCTTTACTCAAACTGGAACTAATGAAATTGAAATAGATGTAGCCAACATAGAGAGCAAAAATATCGCATTAGTAAGTGTAGCTCTCAAAATAAATGGAAATATGATTAAAGGAACAAACCTAAATGTACATGTAGCTTCCATATTGGATTCAAAAGATTTAACAAATGGCATTTTATTAAGTACAGAATTGAAAGACAATGCAGGGAAGGTAATAGCAACAGCAGCAGGTCCTATAACTACTCACGAAAAATCAAAAGGTTCAGGATACATTTTAAAAGGAGCTACAGTACATGAGAATAAAGATTATTCTCAATACAATATCATCCTAAAAAAGACAGATTATACTATAGCAGATGCAATAAGTAAAAAACTTAGACAAAAAAATATTAAAAATAATATAAAATCTGGGGACATAATAGAAATAGAGATAGAAGAAATTGGATTATTAAGCGAGATTGAACAAATAGAAATAGAAACTACTCCTAAGATTTTAATAAATGAGACAAATAAAATCATCTTAGCAAGCAAAGATGCAGAAATAGGACCTCTGGTTCTCTTAATTGAAAGAAATGATAACCTTGACAATAAAAATAGTCACAAAGTAAAAGTAGAAATACAAAAAATGAATCTAAATGAATTTATATCAAAAAATTCAGAAACACTCACCAGTGAAGAGCTAATAACAATAATTAAGAAATCTAAAAAAATCAATAAGTTAAATGGAGAACTAATTTTGGAGGAATAA
- a CDS encoding ribosomal-processing cysteine protease Prp has product MINVSIKTHNDTVIYILAYGHAKGNDCFNVVCSSFSFILRTFLSILDCEEESFDVDNTLRGYLEFKASFKDLNKKSLCYYSNFLIRGIKDLCFEYPCDIKLILEEVNGNK; this is encoded by the coding sequence GTGATTAATGTTTCAATAAAGACTCATAATGACACCGTTATCTACATTTTAGCTTATGGGCATGCTAAGGGGAATGATTGTTTTAATGTAGTATGCTCTTCTTTTTCTTTTATTTTAAGAACTTTTTTAAGTATCCTTGATTGCGAAGAAGAGAGTTTTGATGTTGATAATACTTTACGGGGTTATTTGGAATTTAAGGCTTCTTTTAAGGATTTAAACAAGAAAAGCCTTTGTTATTATAGTAATTTTTTAATAAGAGGAATAAAAGATTTGTGTTTTGAATATCCTTGTGATATTAAATTAATTTTGGAGGAAGTGAATGGCAACAAGTAA
- a CDS encoding sigma-70 family RNA polymerase sigma factor translates to MNIFSNEDLNIYLKSVREHRLITHEEEIELAAQIRRGDLKAKNKMINANLRLVLKIIKRYAGKGLKIEDLIQEGNLGLIRAAEKYDPSKNTKFSTYASFWIKQSLQRALNTKTRLVKVPYRKENLILQINKYLMEEEKYPKKEDIMEKFNLTPAQYIKIIPYLEKEYSLDKEIEGSENSTLLNLYEDNSFNPESTLEQSSTLKHLNHILDTKLNYKERYIIRKRYNLDNNDKKSTLKDISNELGISSETVRQIEKRVLKKLREELYQ, encoded by the coding sequence GTGAATATATTCAGTAACGAAGATTTAAACATCTATTTAAAATCAGTGAGAGAACACAGATTAATAACTCATGAAGAAGAAATTGAACTTGCCGCTCAAATTAGACGTGGAGACTTGAAAGCCAAAAATAAAATGATTAATGCTAATCTACGTCTTGTTTTAAAAATCATTAAAAGATATGCTGGGAAGGGTTTAAAAATTGAAGACTTGATTCAAGAAGGGAATTTAGGTCTAATCAGAGCTGCTGAGAAATACGATCCAAGTAAAAACACCAAGTTTTCAACCTATGCTTCATTTTGGATTAAACAATCTCTTCAAAGAGCATTAAATACTAAAACAAGGCTTGTAAAAGTCCCTTATAGAAAAGAGAACTTAATATTACAGATAAACAAGTATCTCATGGAAGAAGAAAAATATCCTAAAAAAGAAGATATAATGGAAAAATTTAACTTAACTCCTGCTCAATACATTAAAATCATTCCATATCTTGAAAAAGAATATTCTCTTGATAAAGAGATTGAAGGATCGGAAAATTCTACACTTTTAAATCTTTACGAAGACAATTCTTTTAATCCCGAAAGTACTCTTGAACAAAGCTCTACACTAAAACACCTAAATCATATATTGGATACCAAACTAAACTATAAAGAGAGATATATCATAAGAAAAAGATACAACTTAGATAATAATGATAAAAAAAGCACTCTAAAAGATATTTCTAATGAACTTGGAATATCTTCAGAAACCGTAAGACAGATTGAAAAAAGAGTACTCAAAAAGCTTAGAGAAGAACTTTATCAATAA
- the rpmA gene encoding 50S ribosomal protein L27: MATSKSGGSSKNGRDSISKRLGVKRSGGQFVRAGEIIVRQRGTKFHKGKNSGLGRDYTIFALKDGVVEFKTSRGRKYVNIV, encoded by the coding sequence ATGGCAACAAGTAAAAGTGGTGGTAGTTCTAAGAATGGAAGAGATTCTATATCTAAGAGACTTGGTGTTAAGAGAAGTGGTGGACAATTTGTTAGGGCTGGAGAAATAATTGTGAGACAGCGAGGCACTAAATTTCATAAGGGGAAGAATTCTGGTCTGGGTAGAGATTATACAATCTTTGCATTAAAGGATGGCGTGGTAGAGTTTAAAACTTCTAGAGGCCGAAAATATGTAAATATTGTTTAA
- a CDS encoding rod-binding protein: MIDKIKLQYLETKSQINQIKNLKDKAEQMNKHKHDLYNASLEFEAIFINQMLKSMRSSLKKENNIISGGQTEEIFEDMLYLERAKQIAKSKSFGLANLIYNQIAEINN; encoded by the coding sequence ATGATAGATAAGATTAAATTACAATATTTGGAAACAAAAAGTCAAATAAATCAGATAAAAAATTTAAAAGATAAAGCAGAACAAATGAATAAACACAAACATGATCTTTATAATGCCTCTTTAGAATTTGAGGCAATTTTTATAAATCAAATGCTTAAGAGTATGAGAAGTTCTTTAAAAAAAGAAAATAACATAATAAGCGGAGGACAAACAGAAGAAATTTTTGAAGATATGCTTTATTTAGAAAGGGCAAAGCAAATAGCAAAATCCAAAAGCTTTGGTCTTGCTAATTTAATCTACAATCAAATAGCAGAAATAAATAATTAA
- a CDS encoding divergent polysaccharide deacetylase family protein → MYIKNVSILIKNNKTKVTILFIIVTIISAVILLFSSLLYIKKNAKTFNLNFKEKLEKIKKEDLMKEKKKFKSQSLKPEFYLIIDDVGYDESMLEEFIKINLKINFAIIPFLPKSMHAYNKLTSKNKITMIHFPMQSKHKNSIEKFHININDNERTIRTKIEKTFKEYPNARIMNNHMGSLITSNEDIMKAILTKLKEENRYFFDSFTTKESISIKVGEKIGIRVEKRDIFLDNKDTEEDVIESLEKAKQIARIKGVVKVIGHIWSKNTLKVLKQESENLNKEFEFKNLLNLYEKEENNESAWNRKLL, encoded by the coding sequence ATGTATATTAAGAATGTTTCTATTTTAATAAAGAACAACAAAACAAAAGTTACAATATTATTCATTATAGTTACCATCATTAGTGCAGTAATCTTACTCTTCTCTAGTCTCTTGTACATTAAAAAAAATGCAAAAACTTTTAACTTAAATTTCAAGGAAAAATTGGAAAAAATTAAAAAAGAAGATTTAATGAAAGAGAAAAAAAAATTCAAATCTCAATCTTTAAAACCTGAATTTTATCTCATAATTGATGATGTTGGATACGATGAATCTATGTTAGAAGAATTTATAAAAATTAACCTAAAAATCAACTTTGCAATTATCCCTTTTCTACCCAAATCAATGCATGCTTATAATAAACTAACAAGTAAAAATAAAATTACAATGATTCACTTTCCAATGCAATCAAAGCATAAAAATTCAATAGAAAAATTTCACATCAACATCAATGACAATGAGCGTACAATACGAACAAAAATTGAAAAAACATTTAAAGAATATCCTAATGCAAGGATAATGAATAATCACATGGGAAGTCTCATTACCTCAAACGAAGATATAATGAAAGCTATCTTAACTAAACTTAAAGAAGAAAATAGATATTTCTTTGACAGCTTTACTACCAAAGAAAGCATATCAATAAAAGTTGGAGAAAAAATTGGAATCAGAGTAGAGAAAAGAGATATCTTCCTGGACAATAAAGATACTGAAGAGGATGTCATTGAATCACTTGAGAAGGCAAAACAAATAGCAAGAATAAAAGGAGTTGTCAAAGTAATAGGACATATTTGGTCAAAAAATACCCTTAAAGTACTCAAACAAGAATCAGAAAACTTAAACAAGGAATTTGAATTTAAAAACTTATTAAACCTTTATGAGAAAGAGGAAAATAATGAAAGTGCTTGGAATAGAAAGCTCCTGTGA
- the rplU gene encoding 50S ribosomal protein L21, producing the protein MYALLEIKGKQYKAIMGEILKIDKIDSSEGEKIEFDSVMLVNKDGDVKIGRPYVLGSCVRCTYLEDKKDKKVISYRYRRRKSSERKVGHRQTYSYVLVNDIVC; encoded by the coding sequence ATGTATGCATTGTTAGAAATAAAGGGAAAGCAGTACAAGGCTATTATGGGAGAAATTTTGAAAATAGATAAGATTGATTCCAGTGAGGGAGAGAAAATAGAATTTGATAGTGTAATGCTTGTAAATAAGGATGGAGATGTAAAGATAGGTAGACCTTATGTTTTGGGGTCTTGTGTGAGATGCACTTATTTAGAGGACAAGAAAGATAAAAAAGTTATTTCTTATAGATATAGAAGAAGAAAGTCAAGTGAGCGAAAGGTAGGACATCGACAAACTTATTCTTATGTGTTGGTTAATGATATTGTTTGTTAG
- the flgF gene encoding flagellar basal-body rod protein FlgF produces the protein MVRGIYTAASGMMAQRHRLDVIANNLANVDLTGYKKDLSVQKAFPEMLIRRLNDDGLYKFPTGYLETAPVVGKLGTGVEENEIHTSFEQGPLKITGNPLDMALTGEGFFVVQTPEGERYTRNGSFTLGKEGILVTKDGYPVIGEKGYIHLKDNNFKITDQGQIFHNATFENNPKRLVSEYENSWENYELLDNLKIVNFEKTRFLKKQGNSLWNSTEISGEAKDIALGLRPKIEVSALEGSNVNAINEMVSIIEVNRAYEANQKTIQTEDSLLGKLINEIGKF, from the coding sequence GTGGTAAGAGGAATTTATACTGCTGCTAGTGGGATGATGGCACAAAGGCACAGGTTGGATGTTATTGCTAACAACTTAGCAAATGTTGATCTTACAGGATATAAAAAAGATTTATCTGTCCAGAAAGCCTTTCCCGAAATGCTCATTAGAAGACTAAATGATGATGGCCTTTACAAATTTCCTACAGGTTACCTTGAGACAGCACCCGTTGTTGGTAAACTTGGCACGGGAGTTGAAGAAAATGAAATACATACTTCCTTTGAACAGGGACCACTAAAAATAACAGGAAATCCTCTTGATATGGCACTAACAGGTGAAGGTTTTTTTGTTGTTCAAACCCCAGAGGGAGAGAGATATACAAGAAATGGTTCATTTACACTTGGAAAAGAAGGTATACTTGTTACAAAAGATGGTTATCCTGTTATTGGAGAGAAAGGATATATTCATTTAAAAGACAATAACTTTAAAATAACAGATCAAGGACAAATATTTCATAATGCAACGTTTGAAAACAATCCCAAAAGGCTTGTGAGCGAATATGAAAACTCTTGGGAAAATTATGAACTTCTTGACAATCTAAAGATTGTGAATTTTGAAAAAACAAGATTTTTAAAAAAACAAGGCAACTCTCTTTGGAATAGCACAGAAATATCTGGGGAAGCTAAAGATATTGCTCTGGGATTAAGGCCCAAAATTGAAGTTAGTGCTTTAGAAGGGTCTAATGTAAATGCTATCAACGAAATGGTATCTATAATTGAAGTTAATAGAGCTTACGAGGCAAATCAAAAAACAATACAAACCGAGGATTCACTTCTTGGTAAATTAATTAATGAAATTGGAAAGTTTTAA
- the flgG gene encoding flagellar basal-body rod protein FlgG — MMRALWTAASGMKAQQYNVDTIANNLSNVNTTGFKKIRAEFEDLIYQTQRRAGTPATEDTVRPLGNQVGHGTKVSATHRIFEQGKFKATNLNTDIAIEGDGFYKMLLPDGTYGYTRDGSFKIDANGDLVTSQGYKLLPEISFPEEYIKDSLAISQEGIISVKIDGDYDPIELGQIEISRFVNPAGLIAIGSNVFKETIGSGEEISGTPGSDGMGRLRQGILEMSNVSIAEEMVTMIVAQRAYEINSKAIQTSDNMLGIANNLKR, encoded by the coding sequence ATGATGAGAGCACTCTGGACAGCAGCCAGTGGAATGAAAGCACAACAATATAATGTAGATACAATTGCTAATAATCTTTCAAATGTAAACACTACAGGATTTAAAAAAATAAGAGCCGAATTTGAAGATTTAATATACCAAACACAAAGAAGAGCAGGTACTCCTGCAACTGAAGACACGGTAAGGCCTCTTGGAAATCAAGTTGGACATGGAACAAAGGTATCAGCAACACATAGAATTTTTGAGCAAGGAAAATTCAAAGCTACCAATTTAAATACTGATATTGCTATTGAAGGAGACGGTTTTTATAAAATGCTCCTACCCGATGGTACTTACGGGTATACTAGAGACGGTTCATTTAAGATAGATGCAAATGGAGACCTTGTAACAAGTCAAGGCTATAAATTATTACCCGAAATATCTTTCCCTGAAGAATATATAAAAGACTCTCTTGCAATATCACAAGAAGGAATAATATCTGTAAAAATTGATGGTGATTATGACCCAATTGAACTGGGACAAATAGAAATTTCAAGATTCGTGAACCCAGCAGGTCTTATTGCAATTGGAAGCAATGTATTTAAAGAAACAATTGGTTCTGGAGAAGAAATATCAGGAACTCCTGGCAGTGATGGAATGGGTAGACTAAGGCAAGGAATTCTTGAAATGTCAAATGTATCCATTGCAGAAGAGATGGTAACAATGATTGTTGCACAAAGAGCTTATGAGATAAACTCAAAAGCAATTCAAACCTCAGACAACATGCTAGGAATTGCTAACAACTTAAAAAGATAG